One segment of Paenibacillus rhizovicinus DNA contains the following:
- a CDS encoding Tex family protein codes for MKDEETEGLSGKIELTPEELAAEQAVIVKRVSAELNLPHGKVKSAVSLLDEGNTIPFIARYRKEMTGELDENELRAIEEKLQYMRNLETRKREVIRLIDEQGKLTEELRGAINASVKLQEIEDLYRPYRQKRKTRASVARERGLEPLAQWLLSQPRQGEPLQEAAKYVDAAKGVETADAALQGAMDIIAEQLADDPKTRAWVRRYTFDHGILRTEVKDASQETVYEMYYNYQEPLKKLPPHRTLAINRGEREDVLRVSLDLTADKIHDYMDRQLLRMGTAAAVRSVLLATIEDAYKRLIAPSIEREVRGELTEKAEEHAIGIFSANLRNLLLQPPVRGNVVLGVDPAFRTGCKLAVVDETGKLLEVAVSYPTPPNNKVAEAEKLINGLIDRYRVALIVIGNGTASRETEQFIATLIGKRKADKLQGASELKYIIVNEAGASVYSASKLAAEEFPKLDVAERSAVSIARRLQDPLAELVKIEPKAIGVGQYQHDVSQKRLEESLGGVVESAVNHVGVDVNTASPSLLSYVAGINATTAKNIVKFREETGIFKDRKMLQKVPRLGAKTYEQCIGFIRIPESSNPLDRTPIHPESYAVVDKLCKALGLKLEGLGTEAFREALSSIDPAKTAADIGVGVPTLRDIVDSLLRPGRDPREELPAPIFHTDVLSIEDLTPGMELQGTVRNVIDFGAFVDIGIKNDGLVHISQLSGKFVKHPMDVVSVGDNVTVWVLGVDSKKGRVSLTMRKPG; via the coding sequence ATGAAGGATGAAGAAACGGAAGGACTCTCCGGCAAAATCGAATTGACGCCCGAGGAGCTTGCCGCCGAGCAAGCGGTCATCGTCAAGCGGGTGTCGGCGGAGCTGAACCTGCCGCACGGCAAAGTGAAATCGGCGGTATCGCTGCTGGACGAAGGGAATACGATCCCGTTCATTGCCCGCTATCGGAAGGAAATGACCGGCGAGCTGGACGAGAACGAGCTTCGCGCCATCGAAGAGAAGCTGCAATATATGCGCAACTTGGAAACGCGCAAGCGCGAGGTTATCCGGCTCATCGATGAGCAGGGCAAGCTGACGGAAGAGCTCCGCGGCGCGATCAACGCGTCGGTCAAGCTGCAAGAGATCGAAGATCTATACCGGCCTTACCGGCAGAAGCGCAAGACGCGCGCAAGCGTTGCCCGCGAGCGCGGTCTTGAGCCGCTCGCGCAGTGGCTGCTGTCCCAGCCGCGCCAAGGCGAGCCGCTGCAAGAAGCGGCGAAGTATGTCGATGCCGCGAAAGGCGTGGAGACGGCGGATGCAGCGCTGCAAGGCGCGATGGACATCATCGCGGAACAGCTCGCGGACGATCCGAAGACGCGCGCATGGGTGCGCAGATACACGTTCGACCATGGCATCCTGCGCACCGAAGTGAAGGACGCTTCTCAAGAAACGGTGTACGAAATGTACTACAACTACCAAGAGCCGCTGAAGAAGCTGCCTCCTCACCGCACGTTGGCTATTAACCGGGGCGAGCGGGAGGACGTGCTTCGCGTTTCGCTTGATTTGACGGCGGACAAAATCCACGACTACATGGATCGCCAGCTGCTTCGGATGGGAACGGCTGCTGCCGTTCGTTCCGTGCTTCTCGCCACGATCGAGGACGCCTACAAGCGTCTGATCGCGCCTTCCATCGAGCGCGAGGTGCGCGGCGAATTGACGGAGAAGGCGGAGGAGCATGCGATCGGCATTTTCTCCGCGAATTTGCGCAATCTGCTGCTCCAGCCGCCGGTGAGGGGCAATGTCGTGCTCGGCGTCGATCCGGCTTTCCGGACCGGCTGCAAGCTCGCGGTCGTCGACGAGACCGGCAAGCTGCTGGAAGTAGCCGTCTCGTACCCGACGCCGCCGAACAACAAAGTCGCGGAAGCGGAGAAGCTGATCAACGGCCTGATCGACCGGTACCGCGTGGCGCTCATCGTCATCGGCAACGGGACCGCTTCCCGCGAGACGGAGCAGTTCATTGCGACGCTGATCGGCAAACGCAAAGCAGACAAGCTGCAAGGCGCAAGCGAGCTCAAATATATTATCGTCAACGAGGCAGGCGCGAGCGTTTATTCCGCCTCCAAGCTGGCGGCCGAAGAGTTTCCGAAGCTGGACGTGGCCGAGCGCAGCGCGGTTTCGATTGCCAGACGTCTCCAGGATCCGCTCGCGGAGCTCGTGAAGATCGAGCCCAAGGCGATCGGCGTCGGCCAATACCAGCATGACGTCAGCCAGAAGCGGCTCGAAGAATCGCTCGGCGGCGTCGTGGAATCGGCGGTTAACCATGTCGGCGTCGACGTGAATACGGCTTCTCCGTCGCTGCTTTCCTATGTTGCCGGCATCAATGCCACCACTGCGAAGAATATCGTGAAATTCCGCGAGGAAACGGGAATCTTCAAGGATCGGAAAATGCTGCAAAAGGTTCCGCGTCTAGGGGCCAAGACATACGAGCAATGCATCGGCTTCATCCGTATTCCCGAGAGCAGCAATCCGCTTGACCGGACGCCTATTCATCCGGAATCGTATGCAGTCGTCGACAAGCTGTGCAAAGCGCTGGGCTTGAAGCTGGAAGGGCTCGGTACCGAGGCCTTCCGCGAAGCGCTGTCGTCGATCGATCCGGCTAAGACGGCTGCGGACATCGGCGTCGGCGTGCCGACGCTGCGCGACATTGTCGACAGCCTGCTTCGCCCGGGACGCGATCCGCGCGAGGAGCTGCCTGCGCCGATTTTCCATACGGACGTGCTCAGCATCGAAGATTTGACGCCGGGCATGGAGCTGCAAGGCACGGTGCGGAACGTCATTGATTTCGGCGCTTTCGTCGATATCGGCATCAAGAACGATGGACTTGTCCATATTTCGCAGCTGAGCGGCAAATTCGTCAAGCATCCCATGGATGTCGTCTCTGTCGGCGACAATGTGACGGTTTGGGTGCTCGGCGTTGATTCGAAGAAAGGGCGCGTCAGCCTTACGATGCGCAAACCGGGCTGA
- a CDS encoding hydrolase/acyltransferase yields MAIMRYIIMKNGQEVSFVEMPASHAYQLSALNLRLHKEIDKLTASHVPALPYAIAECEDVELHDKSVVIHSGLAYMNQLEQDFASIEEKTYPLISLLTEIRALQAQLEQWYEEEFDM; encoded by the coding sequence ATGGCTATTATGCGATATATCATCATGAAAAACGGACAGGAGGTTTCGTTCGTCGAAATGCCTGCTTCGCATGCCTATCAGCTGAGCGCGCTGAATTTGCGCCTGCATAAAGAAATCGACAAGCTGACGGCCAGCCATGTGCCTGCGCTGCCTTACGCGATTGCGGAATGCGAAGACGTTGAGCTGCATGACAAGTCCGTCGTCATCCATTCCGGTCTGGCGTACATGAACCAGCTGGAGCAGGATTTTGCCTCGATCGAGGAGAAAACGTACCCGCTCATCTCGCTGCTGACGGAAATCCGCGCGCTTCAAGCGCAGCTGGAACAGTGGTACGAAGAAGAATTCGACATGTAA
- a CDS encoding dehydrogenase translates to MKPSAATQKHASAYPSARKIKRACENELYRTVKRLGGYIPKEKVELAEKLYVQKVFLNLQWIHEHSSNRKVLSDWWDENVSAEIAALWEVDREKLCKAFRDAFGG, encoded by the coding sequence ATGAAACCTTCCGCCGCCACCCAGAAACACGCGTCCGCCTACCCCAGCGCACGTAAAATCAAACGCGCCTGCGAGAATGAGCTGTACCGTACCGTCAAGCGCCTTGGGGGCTATATTCCGAAGGAAAAAGTGGAGCTCGCCGAAAAGCTCTATGTACAGAAGGTTTTTCTGAATTTGCAATGGATTCACGAGCATTCCAGCAACCGCAAAGTGCTCTCCGACTGGTGGGACGAGAACGTCAGCGCCGAGATCGCGGCTCTGTGGGAAGTCGACCGGGAGAAGCTGTGCAAGGCGTTCCGGGACGCTTTTGGCGGCTGA
- a CDS encoding DedA family protein, with product MSWFHDLVNTLLDWIEGLGYFGILIGLMIEVIPSEIVLGYAGYLVSQHTVSLTGALLFGFVGAVAQQWILYGIGRIAGRPFFEKYGKFIKISPKHLDIAEKWFLRYGNGIVFTARFVPVMRQVISIPAGIARMSFWRFTALTGLASIPWVVLFVLLGRSLGDKWEDIDDKAAPYVQPAILIAIAIMIVYVVYKVLKRRGKSI from the coding sequence ATGAGCTGGTTTCATGATTTGGTTAATACGCTATTGGATTGGATTGAAGGCCTCGGTTACTTCGGTATACTGATCGGTCTGATGATTGAAGTCATTCCGAGTGAAATCGTCCTGGGCTACGCGGGTTATCTCGTATCGCAGCATACGGTATCGCTGACCGGCGCGCTGTTGTTCGGGTTCGTCGGCGCCGTCGCGCAGCAATGGATTTTGTACGGCATCGGACGCATTGCCGGCCGGCCGTTCTTCGAGAAATACGGGAAATTCATCAAAATCAGTCCGAAGCATCTCGATATCGCCGAGAAATGGTTCCTGCGCTACGGCAACGGCATCGTCTTCACGGCCCGATTCGTCCCCGTCATGCGCCAGGTCATTTCTATTCCTGCAGGCATCGCGCGTATGTCGTTCTGGCGGTTTACCGCGTTGACCGGTCTTGCGTCCATTCCATGGGTGGTGCTGTTCGTCCTTCTTGGCCGTTCCCTTGGCGACAAGTGGGAGGACATCGACGACAAGGCAGCTCCGTACGTGCAGCCGGCCATTCTGATCGCCATCGCCATTATGATCGTATACGTGGTGTATAAAGTGCTCAAACGCCGCGGGAAATCCATCTAA
- the cmpA gene encoding cortex morphogenetic protein CmpA has product MPQWLCNQLMRAFLKKDRRQIRLLNDCWYFYRTSQGQGDDSVTL; this is encoded by the coding sequence ATGCCGCAATGGCTGTGCAACCAACTGATGCGTGCTTTCCTGAAAAAAGACCGCCGGCAGATTCGATTGTTGAACGACTGCTGGTATTTCTATCGTACCAGTCAAGGTCAAGGTGACGATTCCGTAACACTATAA
- a CDS encoding MBL fold metallo-hydrolase, which yields MRIETFTLGPLQTNCYLITEDTGKRAFVVDPGMGPKRLIGRIREREVTIEAIVLTHAHFDHMAGVEDMRQAFGCPVYLHDEEADWLEDARKNGSARWSDVTPPLTTAPAEFALSEGQKLELIGHTFHIMHTPGHSPGSVSLLCDGHLISGDVLFKLSVGRTDLPGGKERDLFDSIRTKLYKLDPAVRVYPGHGPQTTIGFEMANNPYVPA from the coding sequence ATGCGTATCGAAACGTTTACGCTGGGACCGCTGCAAACGAACTGTTACCTCATCACCGAGGACACCGGCAAACGCGCGTTCGTGGTCGATCCCGGCATGGGACCGAAGCGCCTGATCGGGCGCATCCGCGAGCGTGAAGTAACGATTGAAGCGATCGTGCTGACGCATGCGCATTTCGATCATATGGCCGGCGTGGAAGACATGCGTCAGGCGTTCGGCTGTCCGGTCTATCTGCACGACGAAGAGGCCGATTGGCTCGAGGATGCCCGCAAGAACGGCTCCGCGCGCTGGTCGGACGTTACGCCGCCGCTGACAACGGCTCCCGCGGAATTCGCGTTGTCGGAAGGCCAGAAGCTGGAGCTGATCGGCCATACGTTCCATATCATGCATACGCCGGGTCATTCGCCCGGCAGCGTCAGCCTGTTGTGCGACGGCCATCTGATCAGCGGGGACGTCCTGTTCAAACTATCGGTCGGCCGTACGGACTTGCCGGGCGGCAAGGAACGCGACCTGTTCGATTCCATTCGGACGAAGCTGTACAAGCTGGATCCCGCGGTTCGGGTATATCCCGGCCACGGTCCGCAAACGACAATTGGATTTGAGATGGCAAACAACCCTTACGTGCCGGCCTAA
- a CDS encoding cupredoxin domain-containing protein gives MSNIFVVSKKQLRLIYLLVLVIVFTAVCLRWNQSNAAMSVPKETQVFQLVTGEFKTTLANGKELEVYRWDPASIVVHKGEVVELRITGVNGASHPFIIQELGIKGEVHKGQTTVVHFTADQRGTFAIECLTHSSLANGGPMVGYITVL, from the coding sequence ATGTCCAATATTTTCGTCGTCAGCAAAAAACAGCTTCGTCTCATCTATTTGCTCGTGCTCGTCATCGTGTTTACGGCCGTCTGCCTGCGCTGGAACCAGTCGAACGCGGCGATGTCCGTCCCGAAAGAAACGCAGGTCTTCCAACTCGTGACCGGAGAGTTCAAGACGACGCTTGCTAACGGCAAGGAGCTTGAAGTCTATCGCTGGGATCCCGCCTCGATCGTCGTTCATAAAGGAGAGGTCGTGGAGCTGCGCATTACCGGAGTGAACGGCGCCTCCCATCCTTTTATCATCCAGGAGCTTGGCATTAAAGGCGAAGTCCATAAAGGGCAGACGACCGTCGTCCATTTCACGGCGGATCAGCGGGGAACGTTCGCGATCGAGTGCCTGACGCATTCTTCGCTGGCAAACGGCGGGCCGATGGTCGGATATATTACGGTGCTGTAG
- a CDS encoding SprT family protein: protein MQDHVLQEWVERVSQQYFGLPFRHRATFNGRLKSTGGRYFTKTHNIEISPHQLRNYGEEETEKIIKHELCHYHLHIMKRGYNHRDQDFKQLLARVGGTRFCKALPAGEKRKPEPFRFKLLCRSCGMEYMRKRKTDPRRYACGKCRGQLLLYKLDFISKT, encoded by the coding sequence ATGCAGGATCATGTGTTGCAAGAATGGGTCGAACGGGTATCGCAGCAGTATTTCGGGCTTCCGTTTCGCCATCGGGCTACCTTTAACGGGCGGCTGAAGTCGACGGGCGGCCGCTACTTTACGAAGACGCACAATATCGAGATCAGTCCGCACCAGCTCCGCAATTACGGCGAGGAAGAGACGGAGAAGATCATTAAGCATGAGCTATGCCACTATCATCTTCATATTATGAAGCGGGGCTACAATCACCGCGATCAGGATTTCAAGCAGCTGCTCGCGAGAGTAGGAGGGACGAGGTTCTGCAAAGCACTGCCGGCCGGGGAGAAACGCAAGCCGGAACCGTTCCGTTTCAAGCTGCTTTGCCGCAGCTGCGGCATGGAATATATGCGCAAACGGAAGACCGATCCGCGCCGTTATGCGTGCGGAAAATGCCGCGGACAATTATTATTGTACAAGCTTGACTTCATTTCCAAGACATGA
- a CDS encoding thioredoxin family protein produces the protein MGKNVASKLGKGISPQQFIEAMTKNQDAFKDWGNRFEWTNAEDREFFESINNRDDLRCLIIAADWCGDVVRNVPVVFKALELTGMPVEVLIMEQHLETIDEFLTLGGRSIPVVLIVDTGGAVLGQWGPRPTYVQEPMVAFKQANTDREAADYQENLTATRQEIGRRYGDGTAYQQLIISELRELLASV, from the coding sequence ATGGGTAAAAATGTAGCGAGCAAGCTGGGCAAAGGCATTAGCCCGCAGCAATTCATCGAAGCGATGACGAAGAACCAAGATGCGTTCAAGGATTGGGGCAATCGCTTTGAATGGACGAACGCGGAAGACCGCGAATTTTTCGAATCCATTAACAATCGGGACGACCTGCGCTGCTTGATCATCGCGGCCGATTGGTGCGGCGATGTCGTCCGCAACGTTCCGGTCGTGTTCAAGGCGCTGGAATTGACCGGCATGCCGGTAGAAGTGCTCATCATGGAGCAGCATCTCGAGACGATCGACGAGTTTCTGACGCTGGGCGGCCGTTCGATTCCGGTCGTGCTGATCGTGGATACGGGCGGCGCCGTGCTCGGCCAATGGGGACCGCGCCCGACGTACGTGCAGGAACCGATGGTGGCGTTCAAACAAGCGAATACGGACCGCGAAGCAGCGGATTATCAAGAGAACCTGACGGCGACCCGTCAAGAAATCGGACGCCGCTACGGTGATGGAACGGCGTACCAGCAGCTGATCATTTCCGAGCTCCGCGAGCTGCTGGCTTCCGTTTAG
- a CDS encoding PilZ domain-containing protein: MTGGTKAKNQDVYGSDKPKFSIKALLHSRTVIEKDGYVSTGVLTHAEGDMMEIELTEFKQFDLGDPVSLTIYSPVGTHRLRSSVIAKASGALAVLFPERSFAGLDERRESPRVDAVVQGTLKHKQSRTLMVQNEPTLVEVEETFELVTRNISDTGVAFQLPAGPKLSSGEIVDASLKLEAPFECQVEIIRKDESSEWTTYGARFLELNELQHRALRAFLIHKQVGAYFHLKQDKKSRQ, from the coding sequence TTGACCGGAGGTACGAAAGCGAAAAACCAGGACGTCTACGGCAGCGACAAGCCGAAGTTCTCGATCAAGGCGTTGCTGCACAGCCGAACGGTCATTGAGAAAGACGGCTATGTTTCAACCGGCGTATTGACCCATGCGGAAGGAGATATGATGGAGATCGAGCTGACCGAATTTAAGCAGTTCGATCTGGGCGACCCGGTCAGCCTGACCATCTATTCGCCTGTTGGCACTCATCGCCTGCGTTCATCGGTTATTGCGAAGGCAAGCGGTGCGCTGGCCGTCCTGTTTCCGGAGCGATCATTCGCCGGCTTGGATGAAAGACGCGAATCGCCGCGCGTGGACGCTGTCGTCCAGGGGACGTTGAAGCATAAACAATCCAGGACATTAATGGTTCAGAATGAACCTACGCTTGTGGAAGTGGAAGAGACGTTCGAATTGGTCACGCGCAACATCAGCGACACGGGTGTCGCGTTCCAGCTGCCGGCCGGTCCGAAACTGAGCAGCGGCGAAATCGTGGACGCATCCTTGAAGCTGGAGGCTCCGTTCGAATGCCAGGTGGAGATCATCCGCAAGGATGAAAGCTCCGAATGGACGACGTACGGGGCTCGGTTCCTGGAGCTGAACGAGCTGCAGCACAGGGCTTTGCGGGCATTTCTCATCCATAAGCAGGTTGGCGCCTATTTCCATTTGAAGCAGGATAAGAAGAGCCGACAATAG
- a CDS encoding glycoside hydrolase family 140 protein, whose protein sequence is MTVNGMQRLRVSGNNRFLERGDGTLFFWLGDTAWELFHRLDRDEAKRYLVNRAGLGFNVIQAVALAEFEGATTPNAHGRLPFKAGADGMPDPLRPDMDGPYSYWDHVDYIVDAAAELGLYVALLPTWGDKFHQAFGFGPEILNLSNARAYGEWIGARYRDRANIVWVLGGDRWLTTRTHFDLVNEMAEGLAAGDDGSHLMTFHPPGGQTSSTFMHREPWLDFNMIQSGHRHLGERQSDRLVAADYARTPVKPVLDGEPCYEDHPRDHDAEKNGYFDAADVRTAAYYAVLSGAFGHTYGHNSVWSMAKEAGDRFIMTWEQALDRPGAMQMGHLRNLIETRTGPGRMPDPAMIEGNRSGANRMAASRDAGCALLYSPNGIPFYAALDRLEAGLVRASWSDPRSGGMTDAGEYRGKGTWLFVPPSSGRGEDWVLVLEADPLDGEEGSRIREGMNGSEECGKRGNEDGRS, encoded by the coding sequence ATGACGGTTAATGGCATGCAGCGGCTGCGGGTCAGCGGCAATAATCGCTTTTTGGAACGGGGGGACGGGACGCTGTTCTTCTGGCTCGGGGACACGGCCTGGGAACTGTTCCATCGCTTGGACAGGGACGAGGCGAAACGGTATTTGGTCAATCGGGCGGGGCTGGGCTTCAACGTCATTCAAGCCGTCGCGCTTGCGGAATTCGAAGGAGCGACGACGCCTAACGCACATGGGCGATTGCCGTTCAAAGCCGGCGCCGACGGGATGCCCGATCCGCTCCGTCCTGACATGGACGGGCCGTATTCGTACTGGGATCATGTCGATTACATCGTGGACGCGGCGGCAGAACTCGGACTCTACGTCGCGCTCCTGCCGACATGGGGAGATAAGTTCCATCAGGCTTTCGGATTCGGGCCGGAAATATTGAACTTGTCGAACGCGCGCGCGTACGGCGAATGGATCGGGGCTCGTTATCGTGACAGGGCGAATATCGTTTGGGTGCTCGGAGGTGACCGATGGCTGACGACCCGTACTCATTTCGATCTCGTGAACGAAATGGCCGAAGGCTTGGCGGCCGGTGACGACGGCAGCCATCTTATGACGTTCCATCCGCCGGGGGGCCAGACGTCGTCGACCTTCATGCATCGCGAGCCATGGCTTGATTTCAACATGATTCAATCGGGTCACCGCCATCTCGGCGAACGCCAGTCCGACCGGCTCGTCGCCGCGGATTACGCCAGGACGCCAGTCAAGCCGGTCCTGGACGGCGAGCCTTGCTACGAGGATCATCCGCGCGATCACGACGCGGAGAAGAACGGCTATTTCGACGCGGCAGACGTGCGTACGGCGGCTTACTATGCGGTGCTGTCCGGCGCGTTCGGCCATACGTACGGCCATAATTCCGTCTGGTCGATGGCGAAGGAAGCCGGCGACCGGTTCATCATGACTTGGGAACAGGCGCTTGATCGCCCAGGCGCGATGCAGATGGGGCATCTGAGGAATCTGATCGAAACGCGGACAGGTCCCGGCCGGATGCCGGATCCGGCGATGATCGAAGGCAACCGGTCCGGCGCCAACCGGATGGCGGCCTCCCGGGACGCCGGCTGCGCGCTGCTCTATTCGCCGAACGGCATTCCCTTCTATGCGGCGCTCGATCGGTTGGAAGCCGGCCTTGTCCGTGCTTCGTGGTCTGACCCGCGCAGCGGAGGAATGACCGATGCCGGCGAATATCGGGGCAAGGGTACCTGGCTCTTCGTTCCTCCTTCGAGCGGGCGCGGCGAGGATTGGGTTCTGGTGCTCGAGGCGGACCCGCTTGACGGCGAAGAGGGGAGCCGAATCCGCGAGGGGATGAACGGCTCTGAAGAATGCGGAAAGCGAGGGAACGAAGATGGCCGATCATAA
- a CDS encoding O-antigen ligase family protein — translation MSKWWMALVSLLTAMALTGAAFRYGLFFDEAFYRREWLVCLSALMAMGSIGMRQWRRTRTGLGGIMDRRPIFLVLGLLMAALLYSAALLRHPASALGSLQQALRYSTYAGFTVFLYAGFGSPAKRIWLSAAMQASGIAVIGCALAGWMGALSFPSIVMTTGDARLSAVGARLAGFVQYPNFLGAVAAAYLLWYWLLLLRARTRIGFALASAGVVPCLLVTLLTESRGAWAAAAAAWLAGVVLLHGKERLAWLLYSGWTLACGSAACRAVVHAGLRGEANGTGGGATLTETLLLLAICCAAPVGFLCLRVWIGRCRVRLLPGLALAGWIIAVIGMLQLLPSAILGRLGGAGNPYATAAARGLFYRDAWKLIREAPLLGRGGDTWRSLFTGVQSQPYVGNEVHSGLLELALDLGLIGLFAGVFLAGAVLLPLWKRDRAGLLPIAVLLLHAMIDFDLSFGYAWLLMLGWLVYYSSGAEVRGEAIEGSLFGGGRVEAGDGSLGGIGGGKVMWRAAMLSAAAVCFAAAAVLGWRLDAAVRHRETAAAVSGAARAAALRAALDANPYWTRIRIELAALAPPPDRAALLAAGLRYEPQSVPLLWALGRESAAREDVRGAAGWMRRALDRDRFDRAKQTEAVVTMARLAQSLRAASRGEEAKLAADEADAFFAAYEALDGRYTANGRRFEITAQARSAAEQCRILAARPSGPEPKTALAP, via the coding sequence GTGAGCAAATGGTGGATGGCTTTGGTCTCGCTGTTGACGGCGATGGCGCTGACGGGGGCGGCTTTTCGTTACGGCCTGTTTTTCGACGAGGCCTTCTATAGACGGGAGTGGCTGGTCTGTCTGTCCGCGCTGATGGCGATGGGCTCTATTGGCATGCGGCAATGGAGGCGTACGCGGACGGGGCTGGGCGGGATCATGGATCGGCGTCCTATCTTTCTTGTACTGGGCTTGCTTATGGCCGCATTGTTATATAGCGCCGCGTTGCTGCGTCATCCGGCATCCGCGTTAGGCAGCTTGCAGCAGGCGCTTCGCTATAGTACGTATGCGGGCTTTACGGTATTTCTATATGCGGGCTTCGGATCGCCCGCGAAACGGATTTGGTTGTCCGCCGCCATGCAGGCATCGGGAATTGCCGTCATCGGCTGCGCATTGGCGGGGTGGATGGGGGCGTTGTCGTTTCCGTCCATCGTAATGACGACCGGAGATGCGCGGTTGTCCGCCGTAGGCGCGCGGCTGGCGGGCTTCGTGCAATATCCGAATTTCCTGGGTGCGGTTGCTGCCGCCTACCTTCTCTGGTACTGGCTGCTGCTGCTGCGCGCCCGTACAAGGATCGGGTTTGCGCTTGCGTCGGCCGGAGTCGTTCCTTGCCTGTTGGTTACGCTGTTGACGGAGTCAAGAGGGGCTTGGGCTGCCGCGGCTGCGGCATGGCTCGCGGGCGTTGTTCTATTGCACGGCAAAGAGCGCCTCGCCTGGCTGCTCTACAGCGGCTGGACGCTCGCGTGCGGCAGCGCCGCTTGCCGGGCAGTGGTTCATGCCGGTTTGCGGGGGGAGGCTAACGGCACCGGCGGCGGAGCAACGCTTACGGAGACACTGCTCCTGTTGGCGATCTGCTGCGCTGCTCCCGTCGGATTTCTGTGTTTGCGGGTTTGGATCGGGCGCTGCCGCGTTCGGCTCCTTCCGGGCTTGGCCTTGGCGGGATGGATCATCGCCGTCATTGGGATGCTGCAGCTGCTGCCTTCGGCGATTCTTGGCCGTCTGGGAGGAGCGGGTAATCCCTATGCAACTGCCGCGGCAAGAGGCTTGTTCTACCGCGATGCTTGGAAACTGATTCGGGAGGCGCCGCTGCTCGGCAGGGGCGGCGATACTTGGCGGAGCCTATTCACGGGCGTCCAGTCGCAGCCGTACGTCGGCAATGAAGTTCATAGCGGATTGCTGGAGCTGGCGCTCGATCTTGGGCTAATCGGGCTGTTCGCGGGCGTTTTCCTGGCCGGGGCGGTCCTGCTGCCTCTATGGAAGCGCGACAGGGCAGGATTGCTGCCGATCGCCGTGCTGCTGCTGCATGCAATGATCGATTTCGATTTGTCCTTCGGTTATGCGTGGCTGTTGATGTTGGGCTGGCTGGTTTATTATTCGAGCGGTGCGGAGGTGCGGGGAGAGGCTATTGAGGGAAGTTTGTTTGGTGGGGGGAGAGTTGAGGCAGGTGACGGGAGTTTGGGAGGGATCGGCGGGGGAAAAGTGATGTGGCGGGCCGCGATGCTGTCCGCGGCTGCCGTTTGTTTCGCCGCAGCCGCCGTGCTCGGCTGGCGGCTCGATGCCGCGGTGCGGCACCGCGAGACGGCTGCGGCCGTCTCCGGCGCGGCACGTGCAGCCGCGCTCCGCGCGGCGCTCGATGCGAATCCGTATTGGACGCGGATTCGCATCGAGCTGGCCGCTCTTGCGCCGCCGCCGGACCGGGCGGCGCTGCTTGCGGCCGGACTGCGCTATGAGCCGCAGTCCGTGCCGCTGTTGTGGGCGCTCGGCCGGGAATCCGCCGCGCGCGAGGATGTTCGCGGCGCTGCGGGCTGGATGCGCCGCGCGCTGGATCGTGACCGCTTCGACCGTGCGAAGCAGACGGAAGCGGTCGTGACGATGGCCCGGCTCGCGCAAAGCTTGCGAGCCGCGTCCCGCGGGGAAGAGGCCAAGCTTGCGGCCGATGAAGCCGATGCCTTTTTCGCGGCGTATGAGGCGCTCGACGGCCGCTATACGGCTAACGGGCGGCGGTTTGAAATCACGGCACAAGCCAGGTCCGCTGCGGAACAGTGCCGAATTCTTGCCGCCCGGCCGTCAGGCCCAGAGCCCAAAACGGCTTTAGCACCCTAA